A single genomic interval of Arthrobacter sp. NicSoilB8 harbors:
- the rpsN gene encoding 30S ribosomal protein S14, with product MAKKSMIAKNEQRKVIVERYAAKRLELKKALVDPASTDEAREAARLGLQKLPRNASPVRLRNRDIIDGRPRGTFQKFGISRVRFRDMAHRGELPGITKSSW from the coding sequence ATGGCTAAGAAGTCAATGATCGCTAAGAACGAACAGCGTAAAGTCATCGTCGAGCGTTATGCTGCAAAGCGCCTCGAACTGAAGAAGGCTCTGGTTGACCCCGCTTCAACCGACGAAGCACGCGAAGCTGCACGCCTCGGCCTGCAGAAGCTGCCCCGCAACGCCTCCCCGGTACGTCTGCGTAACCGCGACATCATCGATGGCCGCCCGCGCGGTACCTTCCAGAAGTTCGGCATCTCCCGTGTTCGCTTCCGCGACATGGCTCACCGCGGTGAGCTCCCGGGCATCACGAAGTCTTCCTGGTAA
- the rpmG gene encoding 50S ribosomal protein L33 has translation MAKDKDVRPIIKLKSTAGTGYTYVTRKNRRNDPDRLVLKKYDPKIRQHVEFREER, from the coding sequence GTGGCAAAGGACAAGGACGTACGTCCGATCATCAAGCTGAAGTCGACCGCGGGCACGGGCTACACCTACGTGACGCGCAAGAACCGTCGTAACGACCCGGACCGCCTGGTTCTGAAGAAGTACGACCCCAAAATCCGCCAGCACGTCGAATTCCGAGAGGAGCGCTAA
- the rpmB gene encoding 50S ribosomal protein L28 produces MAAHCQVTGAEPGFGHSISHSHRRNKRRFDPNIQKKRYWVPSLRRNVTLQVSARGIKTIDVRGIDVVVAAILARGVKL; encoded by the coding sequence ATGGCAGCACACTGCCAGGTGACCGGAGCCGAGCCGGGCTTTGGACACAGCATTTCGCACTCGCACCGTCGCAACAAGCGCCGGTTCGACCCGAACATCCAGAAGAAGCGCTACTGGGTTCCGTCCCTGCGCCGTAACGTCACGCTGCAGGTCTCTGCTCGTGGCATCAAGACCATCGACGTACGTGGCATCGACGTAGTCGTCGCCGCCATCCTGGCACGAGGAGTGAAGCTCTAG
- a CDS encoding ferredoxin reductase family protein: protein MNTQLLTTRPEVRRSSRGAVNPFKGQHRRRLLRADLLTVLFWASLAGAVALWLADGGAAGFSTAAGSFTALGIVAGLAGMDLVLLMLLLAARIPFIDQTVGHDRALEFHRKLGKPALYLLLAHGILIAIGYGMAEGLDPVSEAVALWVLVPDMWLAYISMLLFIAVVVTSLVAVRRRFPYEFWYAVHLLTYAAVLTSLPHQFSVGALFAEGTWQRWYWLALCIATGAALVYYRVAQPLIATFRHQLTVKRVMREAPGVVSIEMTGLHLDQLAGSGGRFFIWRFLAPGLWWHPHPFSLSAEPVHFDAAGQGTLRITVRNLGRGSAQLASLKPGTKVAVEGPYGLFSTAARSRSHVVMVGAGIGITPIRALLETTPFQPGNATVILRGHSESELYLGAEILELCRRRGATLFHLTGSRPAGVRTWQPETSARAGHRLASYDPNLAEADVFVCGPAGWAQNVLEDARSAGVREDQLHYERFDW, encoded by the coding sequence ATGAACACACAACTTCTGACGACCCGTCCCGAGGTTCGCCGCAGCTCCCGTGGCGCCGTGAACCCCTTTAAGGGGCAGCATCGGCGGCGGTTGCTGAGAGCGGATCTGTTGACAGTGCTCTTCTGGGCGTCCCTGGCAGGCGCCGTCGCTTTGTGGCTGGCCGACGGCGGAGCGGCCGGCTTCTCGACTGCCGCCGGATCCTTCACCGCACTGGGCATTGTGGCCGGCCTCGCCGGCATGGACCTGGTGCTGCTCATGCTGCTGCTGGCAGCCCGCATTCCCTTCATCGACCAAACAGTTGGCCACGACCGTGCGCTGGAGTTCCACCGCAAGCTGGGCAAGCCCGCCCTGTACCTCCTGCTCGCGCACGGGATCCTCATTGCGATCGGCTACGGCATGGCGGAGGGACTGGATCCTGTCAGCGAGGCAGTTGCGCTGTGGGTTCTCGTGCCGGACATGTGGCTCGCCTACATCTCCATGCTCCTGTTCATCGCCGTCGTGGTCACCTCGCTGGTGGCCGTCCGACGCCGGTTCCCTTACGAATTCTGGTACGCCGTCCACCTCCTGACGTACGCGGCAGTCCTGACCTCGCTCCCCCACCAGTTCAGCGTGGGCGCGCTCTTTGCCGAGGGCACCTGGCAGCGCTGGTACTGGCTGGCTCTGTGCATCGCGACCGGAGCCGCCCTCGTGTACTACCGTGTGGCCCAACCGCTCATTGCAACGTTCAGGCACCAGCTGACCGTCAAGCGCGTGATGCGGGAAGCCCCCGGCGTGGTGAGCATCGAAATGACAGGCCTTCACCTGGACCAACTGGCAGGAAGCGGCGGCCGGTTCTTTATCTGGCGGTTCCTGGCCCCCGGCCTGTGGTGGCATCCGCATCCGTTCAGCCTGTCGGCCGAGCCTGTGCACTTTGACGCCGCCGGCCAGGGGACACTGAGGATCACCGTCCGCAACCTGGGCCGGGGTTCGGCGCAGCTGGCCTCGCTCAAGCCCGGCACGAAAGTGGCTGTTGAGGGTCCGTACGGGCTGTTCAGCACCGCCGCCCGCAGCCGCAGCCACGTGGTCATGGTGGGCGCCGGGATCGGCATCACCCCGATCCGCGCTTTGCTGGAGACCACCCCGTTCCAGCCCGGCAACGCCACCGTCATTCTCCGCGGACACAGCGAATCCGAACTCTACCTGGGCGCGGAAATCCTCGAACTGTGCCGGCGGCGCGGCGCCACGCTCTTCCACCTGACCGGATCCCGGCCGGCCGGTGTCCGGACCTGGCAGCCGGAGACCTCCGCACGCGCCGGCCACCGGCTGGCCAGTTACGACCCGAACCTCGCCGAGGCGGACGTCTTCGTCTGCGGCCCGGCCGGCTGGGCGCAGAACGTTCTCGAAGACGCCCGCTCAGCCGGCGTCCGGGAAGACCAACTCCACTACGAAAGGTTCGACTGGTGA
- a CDS encoding FMN-binding protein: MRTRAAVSAALASAGILIAGWQSGVHVADTGSTAASSAAGTTGSTGSTGSSGTSGSTGSSGSSGTSGSSGSSSATGTTGASAKAVGTYAGSVVQTRFGSVQVQITVQAGKITDVTALQLTDAERKSVQISNRAAPLLRAEVLQAQSADVQTISGATVTSDAYLNSLQAALDAANL, translated from the coding sequence GTGAGAACTCGCGCAGCAGTTTCAGCAGCCCTGGCTTCCGCAGGCATCCTCATTGCGGGCTGGCAGTCGGGCGTTCACGTTGCCGATACCGGCAGCACCGCCGCAAGCTCGGCGGCCGGCACTACCGGCAGCACCGGATCCACGGGATCGAGCGGAACGTCCGGCTCAACAGGCTCGTCCGGCTCGAGCGGAACGTCCGGCTCGAGCGGCTCGTCGAGTGCGACCGGCACCACAGGGGCTTCGGCCAAGGCCGTCGGGACGTATGCCGGCTCCGTCGTCCAGACCCGGTTCGGCTCCGTCCAGGTGCAGATCACGGTTCAGGCCGGAAAGATCACCGACGTCACGGCTCTCCAGCTGACCGACGCCGAACGCAAGTCCGTGCAGATCAGCAACCGCGCCGCCCCGCTCCTGCGTGCCGAAGTGCTCCAGGCCCAGTCCGCGGACGTGCAGACCATTAGCGGCGCCACGGTGACCAGCGACGCATACCTGAACTCCCTGCAGGCGGCCCTCGATGCAGCCAACCTCTGA